Proteins from a genomic interval of Rhodococcus rhodochrous:
- a CDS encoding NADPH:quinone oxidoreductase family protein, with the protein MRAVVCTEYGEPESLRMESRPSSPLAPGHVRVRVGAAAVNFPDVLLVANRYQISVPPPFVPGSEYAGTVVEVADDADGFSVGDRVTGTGLVGAFADEVVAPTKALKKTPDGIDDRTAASFGVAHRTAYHTLRSVARLKPGERLVVLGAGGGVGLAAVQLGVALGASVTAVASSADKLAVASSYGAAHTIDHRTSDLRSALKDALPEGADVVVDPVGGELSEPALRSLVRGGRFVTIGYASGSIPRIPLNLVLVKGIRIMGFQFQDLDPEEYRRNEAELVDLLVSGTAVPHIGADYPLEDAARALRHVADGRAVGKVVIDMSR; encoded by the coding sequence GTGCGCGCGGTCGTCTGCACCGAATACGGGGAACCCGAATCCCTTCGGATGGAGTCGCGGCCGTCGTCCCCGCTCGCCCCCGGTCACGTCCGGGTGCGTGTGGGAGCGGCCGCAGTGAACTTCCCCGACGTCCTCCTCGTGGCGAACAGGTACCAGATCAGCGTGCCTCCACCCTTCGTTCCGGGCAGCGAGTACGCGGGCACGGTCGTCGAGGTCGCGGACGATGCGGACGGATTCTCGGTGGGCGATCGTGTCACCGGCACCGGGCTGGTCGGAGCGTTCGCCGACGAGGTGGTTGCTCCCACGAAGGCCCTGAAGAAGACCCCGGACGGGATCGACGACCGGACCGCCGCATCCTTCGGAGTGGCGCACCGGACGGCCTATCACACGCTCCGGTCGGTGGCGCGCCTGAAACCCGGGGAACGACTGGTCGTCCTCGGGGCCGGAGGCGGTGTCGGCCTGGCGGCCGTGCAACTCGGTGTGGCGCTGGGCGCTTCGGTCACGGCCGTCGCCTCGTCGGCCGACAAACTCGCGGTCGCGTCGTCCTACGGCGCCGCGCACACGATCGATCACCGCACGAGCGACCTGCGTTCGGCCTTGAAGGACGCGTTGCCGGAGGGGGCCGACGTCGTCGTCGATCCGGTGGGTGGCGAACTCTCGGAGCCGGCGCTCCGGTCGCTGGTCCGCGGTGGACGTTTCGTCACCATCGGGTACGCGTCCGGTTCGATCCCGCGGATCCCTCTGAATCTCGTTCTGGTCAAGGGTATCCGGATCATGGGTTTCCAGTTCCAGGATCTCGATCCGGAGGAGTACCGGCGGAACGAGGCCGAACTCGTGGACCTGCTCGTCTCGGGCACGGCGGTTCCGCACATCGGCGCGGACTATCCGCTCGAGGACGCCGCGCGGGCGCTTCGTCACGTCGCCGACGGACGAGCGGTCGGGAAGGTCGTCATCGACATGTCCCGCTGA
- a CDS encoding TetR/AcrR family transcriptional regulator translates to MLSQRAYDTLLARGEDRRELILSVAQRFLARNGWRSTSLAQIAREAGLTPAGLLHHFESKDQLLHAVLDARDNDDDARVDRTGDLVEQLRKLPKRFEESPELVGMYAVLLIENLEPDAPLHDRLLGRYQAALDAVEAGIRRGQHAGRYRTDVDPAVKAVEIVAFLNGMETSWLLDRSLPLTAIFEDYIQSLEQQLMPAATS, encoded by the coding sequence CTGTTGTCCCAGCGTGCATACGACACTCTCCTCGCCAGAGGTGAGGATCGCAGGGAGCTGATTCTCAGCGTTGCCCAGCGGTTTCTGGCGCGGAACGGGTGGCGGAGCACGAGCCTCGCCCAGATCGCCCGGGAAGCAGGATTGACCCCGGCAGGGCTGTTGCATCACTTCGAGTCGAAGGACCAGTTGTTGCACGCGGTGCTCGACGCCCGCGACAACGACGACGACGCTCGTGTGGATCGGACGGGGGATCTCGTCGAACAGCTCAGGAAACTCCCGAAGCGTTTCGAGGAGTCGCCCGAACTGGTCGGAATGTATGCGGTGCTTCTCATCGAGAACCTGGAACCGGATGCCCCTCTGCACGATCGCCTACTCGGGCGGTATCAGGCGGCTCTCGACGCGGTCGAAGCCGGCATCCGGCGTGGACAACACGCCGGGCGATATCGAACGGATGTGGACCCAGCCGTCAAAGCGGTGGAGATCGTCGCTTTCCTGAATGGAATGGAAACCTCATGGCTGCTCGATCGTTCGCTCCCACTGACCGCAATATTCGAGGACTACATACAGTCGCTCGAGCAACAGCTCATGCCCGCCGCCACATCCTGA
- a CDS encoding thiolase family protein gives MREAVIVEAVRTPVGKRNGGLAGEHPADLSAHVLQALAERAGIDPAVVDDVVWGCVSQVGDQSSNIGRYSVLAAGWPESIPGTTINRACGSSQQALDFAAQAVMSGQQDVVVAGGVEVMSRVPLGSARASGQPYGPKALARYDGFSFNQGISAEKIAQKWGFSRTRLDEFSVLSHERAAAALDRGAFDAQIVPVPTEAGVVSVDEGVRRGSTVEKLADLKPAFAEDGVIHAGNSSQISDGAAALLVTTPEKARELGLTPLVRYRAGVVAGADPVLMLTGPIPATDKALAKAGIALGEVGVFEVNEAFASVPLAWLAETGADPEKLNPLGGAIALGHPLGGSGAVLMTRMIHHMRDQGIRFGLQTMCEGGGTANATVVELL, from the coding sequence ATGCGTGAAGCAGTCATCGTCGAGGCCGTCCGCACGCCGGTCGGCAAGCGCAACGGGGGACTGGCGGGCGAGCATCCGGCGGATCTGTCGGCGCACGTCCTGCAGGCACTCGCCGAGCGCGCGGGTATCGATCCGGCGGTCGTCGACGACGTCGTGTGGGGCTGTGTCTCGCAGGTGGGAGACCAGTCGAGCAACATCGGCCGGTACTCGGTCCTCGCCGCCGGCTGGCCCGAATCGATCCCGGGTACGACGATCAACCGCGCGTGCGGGTCGAGCCAGCAGGCGCTCGACTTCGCTGCGCAGGCGGTGATGTCCGGTCAGCAGGACGTCGTCGTCGCCGGTGGTGTCGAGGTGATGAGCCGTGTGCCGCTGGGTTCGGCGCGGGCGTCGGGTCAGCCGTACGGACCGAAGGCGCTGGCCCGGTACGACGGGTTCTCGTTCAACCAGGGCATCTCTGCCGAGAAGATCGCTCAGAAGTGGGGTTTCTCCCGGACCCGTCTCGACGAGTTCTCGGTGCTCTCGCACGAGCGTGCCGCCGCTGCGCTGGACCGCGGTGCGTTCGACGCACAGATCGTCCCGGTGCCCACCGAGGCGGGCGTGGTGTCGGTGGACGAAGGGGTGCGGCGGGGATCGACCGTCGAGAAGCTGGCCGATCTGAAGCCCGCCTTCGCCGAGGACGGCGTCATCCACGCCGGTAATTCGTCGCAGATCTCCGATGGTGCGGCGGCGTTGCTCGTGACGACGCCGGAGAAGGCCCGGGAGCTCGGGCTCACTCCGCTGGTCCGGTACCGGGCCGGTGTCGTCGCCGGCGCCGATCCCGTCCTCATGCTGACCGGGCCCATCCCCGCGACGGACAAGGCCCTGGCGAAGGCCGGCATCGCACTGGGAGAAGTCGGTGTCTTCGAGGTCAACGAGGCATTCGCGTCGGTGCCGCTGGCGTGGCTCGCCGAGACGGGCGCGGATCCGGAGAAGCTGAATCCGCTCGGAGGGGCGATCGCGCTCGGTCATCCGCTCGGCGGTTCGGGTGCGGTGCTGATGACCCGGATGATCCATCACATGCGTGATCAGGGCATCCGCTTCGGTCTCCAGACGATGTGCGAGGGCGGTGGGACCGCCAACGCGACCGTCGTCGAACTCCTGTGA
- a CDS encoding enoyl-CoA hydratase/isomerase family protein, translating to MSTDSLLVDDHDGVRTLTVNRPHRKNAIDGPLWQALHDVLVDTADDPGVRVLVVTGAAGAFCSGADIANPGVAHPLRKLRKLTDVALLLHELPVPTVAKVDGVAYGAGWNLALGCDLVVATPRSTFSQIFAKRGLSPDLGGTWLLPRLVGLQQAKRLALLAEAIDADEAHRLGLVTWIESEGGIDAFVDDLCARLSAGPPVALAQTKALLNEAVDRGLRDSLAGEARAQAVNFGTVDAPEAFRAFAEKREVRFTGRWALNPEIQTPEPQTTSGEEVHA from the coding sequence ATGAGCACCGATTCTCTTCTCGTCGACGACCACGACGGGGTCCGGACCCTCACGGTGAACCGGCCGCATCGCAAGAACGCGATCGACGGTCCGCTCTGGCAGGCATTGCACGACGTCCTCGTCGACACCGCCGACGACCCGGGCGTACGTGTCCTCGTCGTCACCGGCGCGGCCGGCGCGTTCTGTTCCGGCGCCGATATCGCCAATCCCGGTGTCGCACATCCCTTGCGCAAGCTGCGCAAACTGACGGACGTCGCGTTGCTGCTCCACGAACTTCCGGTTCCCACCGTCGCGAAGGTCGACGGTGTCGCCTACGGGGCCGGCTGGAACCTGGCGCTCGGATGCGATCTGGTGGTCGCGACACCGCGCTCGACCTTCTCGCAGATCTTCGCCAAGCGGGGACTGTCACCCGATCTCGGCGGCACGTGGTTGCTGCCGAGGCTCGTCGGTCTGCAGCAAGCGAAACGACTCGCGTTGCTGGCCGAGGCCATCGACGCCGACGAGGCGCACCGGCTGGGGCTGGTGACCTGGATCGAATCCGAGGGGGGCATCGACGCGTTCGTCGACGATCTCTGCGCTCGGCTGTCGGCCGGTCCGCCCGTCGCCCTGGCCCAGACCAAGGCATTGCTCAACGAAGCCGTCGACCGCGGCCTGCGGGATTCTCTCGCCGGTGAAGCGCGCGCCCAGGCGGTCAACTTCGGGACCGTCGACGCCCCCGAGGCGTTCCGTGCCTTCGCCGAGAAGCGCGAGGTCCGCTTCACCGGCCGGTGGGCACTGAACCCGGAAATACAGACTCCGGAACCACAGACTACGAGTGGAGAAGAAGTACATGCGTGA
- a CDS encoding CaiB/BaiF CoA transferase family protein, whose protein sequence is MTETVTTDSVGSDGPLAGVTVVTLEQAVSAPMCTRTLADFGARVIKIENPRGGDFARDYDDVVGGMAAHFVWANRGKESVTLDLKSDDGIAVLHRILARSDVLVSNLAPGATARLGLSPDRLEELYPELISVEIDGYGPGGPLSHKRAYDLLIQAESGACAVTGHPGMPAKPGPPVADITTGLYSAVSILALLCGKERHRGRGGSLSKVSVSLFDTMTELMGYPLTYTRYSGVNQQPLGMSSPAVSPYGSYRTADDQVVVLGTTNDREWQRLAREIIERDDLADDERFRSNAGRCEHRAVLDEAIAQWCARHPLAHIQKIADEAGIGNSRYNLPSDVIAHPQLQARDRWREVATPNGPIEALLPPPVVAGFELPMGAVPGLGEHTDAVLQDFGITRTEIARLRETGAIGPAYRAPDTEAAE, encoded by the coding sequence ATGACCGAGACGGTGACAACAGATTCTGTGGGCTCGGACGGCCCGCTCGCGGGCGTCACCGTCGTCACCCTCGAGCAGGCCGTGTCGGCACCGATGTGCACGCGGACGCTCGCCGATTTCGGTGCGCGGGTCATCAAGATCGAGAACCCCCGCGGTGGTGACTTCGCGCGCGACTACGACGACGTCGTCGGTGGCATGGCAGCACATTTCGTATGGGCCAACCGCGGCAAGGAATCGGTGACACTCGACCTGAAGTCGGACGACGGGATCGCGGTGCTGCACCGGATCCTCGCCCGCTCCGACGTGCTGGTGTCGAATCTGGCGCCGGGCGCGACCGCGCGGCTCGGACTGTCACCCGACCGGCTCGAGGAGCTCTATCCCGAACTGATCTCGGTCGAGATCGACGGTTACGGTCCCGGTGGTCCGCTCTCGCACAAACGCGCCTACGACCTTCTGATCCAGGCGGAATCGGGGGCGTGCGCGGTCACCGGCCATCCCGGCATGCCGGCGAAACCCGGGCCGCCCGTCGCGGACATCACCACCGGCCTGTACTCGGCCGTGTCGATCCTCGCCCTGCTGTGCGGCAAGGAACGGCACCGTGGTCGCGGCGGCAGCCTGTCGAAGGTGTCGGTGAGCCTGTTCGACACGATGACCGAGCTCATGGGATACCCGCTGACCTACACGCGCTATTCCGGGGTGAACCAGCAACCGCTGGGCATGTCGTCGCCCGCCGTCTCACCGTACGGGTCGTACCGCACCGCCGACGACCAGGTCGTCGTCCTCGGCACCACCAACGACCGGGAATGGCAGCGACTCGCACGGGAGATCATCGAACGCGACGATCTGGCCGACGACGAGCGTTTCCGCTCCAATGCCGGTCGCTGCGAACATCGCGCCGTGCTCGACGAGGCGATCGCGCAGTGGTGCGCCCGGCATCCCCTCGCACACATCCAGAAGATCGCCGACGAGGCCGGTATCGGCAACTCCCGGTACAACCTGCCCAGCGACGTGATCGCACATCCCCAGCTGCAGGCCCGGGATCGCTGGCGGGAGGTCGCAACCCCCAACGGACCGATCGAGGCGCTGCTTCCCCCACCGGTCGTCGCGGGCTTCGAACTGCCCATGGGTGCGGTACCGGGGCTCGGTGAGCACACCGATGCGGTGCTGCAGGATTTCGGGATCACCCGCACCGAGATCGCGCGGCTGCGCGAGACCGGCGCGATCGGTCCCGCATACCGCGCACCGGACACGGAGGCAGCCGAATGA
- a CDS encoding SDR family NAD(P)-dependent oxidoreductase, with the protein MAVNNSLFDLTGRSAVVTGAAGGIGSAVAEALAAAGAAVLVTDVNGDAAAAVAERISVNGGKADSAALDVRDREAADAAMARAAGLTEGVLHILVNNAGVTDPAMFADTTVDSFQRIHDIHVLGAFNCSQAALPFLATDGKGRIINVTSSAGITGTLGQVNYSAAKAGIIGITKSLARELARKNILVNALAPLAATPMTETIRTNEKFAANMLNRIPLRRWASPEEVAGAFVFLATDAASFVTGQVLPVDGGMVM; encoded by the coding sequence ATGGCCGTGAACAATTCTCTCTTCGATCTCACCGGGCGGTCGGCCGTGGTGACCGGCGCGGCCGGCGGTATCGGCTCGGCCGTCGCCGAAGCCCTCGCGGCCGCCGGTGCGGCCGTGCTCGTCACCGATGTGAACGGTGACGCCGCAGCCGCTGTTGCCGAACGGATCTCGGTGAACGGTGGTAAGGCCGACAGCGCCGCGCTCGACGTCCGCGACCGGGAGGCGGCCGACGCCGCGATGGCGCGTGCCGCCGGTCTGACCGAGGGCGTGCTCCACATCCTCGTCAACAACGCCGGTGTCACCGACCCGGCGATGTTCGCCGACACCACCGTCGACTCGTTCCAGCGCATCCACGACATCCACGTGCTCGGCGCCTTCAACTGCTCGCAGGCGGCACTGCCCTTCCTCGCCACCGACGGCAAGGGACGCATCATCAACGTGACCTCCTCGGCGGGCATCACCGGCACGCTCGGGCAGGTGAACTACTCCGCGGCCAAAGCGGGGATCATCGGCATCACCAAGTCGCTCGCCCGCGAGCTGGCCCGCAAGAACATCCTCGTCAACGCGCTGGCCCCGCTCGCCGCGACTCCCATGACGGAGACGATCCGCACCAACGAGAAGTTCGCCGCCAACATGCTCAATCGTATTCCGCTGCGTCGCTGGGCATCCCCGGAGGAGGTCGCCGGAGCGTTCGTCTTCCTGGCCACCGACGCGGCATCGTTCGTCACCGGGCAGGTGCTGCCGGTCGACGGTGGCATGGTGATGTGA
- a CDS encoding acyl-CoA dehydrogenase family protein, protein MSFELSEDQELIRKSVAELTKRFDDQYWMEKDLAHEFPSEFYKAMADGGWLGITMPEEYGGHGYGITEATLLLEEVARSGGGMNAASSIHLNIFGMQPVVKHGSDELKARTLPRIVSGDLHVCFGVTEPGAGLDTSRITTFARRDGDHYVVNGRKVWISKAQESEKILLLTRTQRYDEVQKKTDGMTLFLTDLDRSRVDIRPIRKMGRNAVTSNELFIDDLRVPVEDRVGEEGKGFEYLLDGLNPERMLIAAEALGIGRVALDKAVRYGNEREVFGRPIGMNQGIQFPLADSLAHLDAAELVLRKATWLYDNGKPCGREANTAKYLCADAGFTAADRALQTHGGMGYSEEYNVSRYFREARVMRIAPISQEMILNFLSSHTLGLPRSY, encoded by the coding sequence ATGAGTTTCGAACTCAGCGAGGATCAGGAGCTCATCCGCAAGTCGGTGGCCGAACTGACGAAGAGGTTCGACGACCAGTACTGGATGGAGAAGGACCTCGCCCACGAGTTCCCCTCGGAGTTCTACAAGGCCATGGCCGACGGTGGTTGGCTCGGTATCACCATGCCCGAGGAGTACGGCGGGCACGGATACGGCATCACCGAGGCCACCCTGTTGCTCGAGGAGGTCGCGCGTTCGGGCGGCGGCATGAACGCCGCGAGCTCGATTCACCTCAACATCTTCGGCATGCAGCCGGTCGTCAAGCACGGTTCCGACGAGCTCAAGGCCCGCACCCTGCCGCGCATCGTCAGCGGCGACCTGCACGTCTGCTTCGGTGTCACCGAGCCCGGAGCAGGCCTCGACACCTCGCGGATCACCACCTTCGCCCGGCGGGACGGCGACCACTACGTCGTCAACGGCCGCAAGGTGTGGATCTCGAAGGCGCAGGAATCCGAGAAGATCCTGCTGCTGACCCGTACCCAGCGGTACGACGAGGTGCAGAAGAAGACCGACGGCATGACGTTGTTCCTCACCGATCTCGACCGCAGCCGCGTCGACATCCGCCCGATCCGCAAGATGGGGCGCAACGCCGTCACGTCGAACGAGCTGTTCATCGACGACCTGCGGGTGCCGGTGGAGGACCGCGTGGGTGAGGAGGGGAAGGGTTTCGAGTATCTGCTCGACGGCCTCAACCCCGAGCGCATGCTCATCGCCGCCGAGGCCCTCGGCATCGGTCGCGTGGCGCTCGACAAGGCGGTCAGGTACGGCAACGAACGCGAAGTCTTCGGCCGCCCGATCGGCATGAACCAGGGAATCCAGTTCCCCCTCGCCGATTCGCTCGCCCACCTCGATGCCGCCGAACTCGTCCTGCGCAAGGCGACCTGGCTCTACGACAACGGCAAGCCGTGCGGACGGGAAGCCAACACCGCCAAATACCTCTGTGCCGATGCGGGATTCACCGCTGCCGATCGTGCGCTGCAGACGCACGGCGGCATGGGCTACTCGGAGGAGTACAACGTCTCGCGGTACTTCCGCGAAGCGCGCGTCATGCGCATTGCACCGATCAGCCAGGAGATGATCCTGAATTTCCTGAGCTCACACACTCTGGGACTGCCGAGGAGCTACTGA
- a CDS encoding carboxymuconolactone decarboxylase family protein has protein sequence MALLSPLPAELWDEDVDAALKGLMPRHMRNPEQAGTAMATLVHHPELTKAFLGFSVHLLFRSTLPARLRELVILRVAALHDCSYEREHHIEIARTEAGLTPDEIAAAVDGSAEDPFEQRLLDSVRELTETSRMSEETWTALSEHLTTKQLMDLIFTVGGYSLMAMAYNTFGIEFEDER, from the coding sequence GTGGCACTGCTATCCCCGCTGCCGGCGGAACTCTGGGACGAGGACGTCGACGCAGCACTGAAAGGTCTTATGCCCCGGCACATGAGGAATCCGGAGCAGGCCGGCACCGCGATGGCGACGCTCGTCCACCATCCGGAGTTGACCAAGGCCTTTCTCGGCTTCAGCGTGCATCTTCTGTTCCGATCCACACTCCCGGCCAGGCTGCGCGAACTCGTGATCCTGCGGGTCGCCGCACTGCACGACTGCTCGTACGAGCGGGAGCACCACATCGAGATCGCGCGCACCGAGGCCGGCCTCACGCCGGACGAGATCGCCGCGGCCGTCGACGGGTCGGCCGAGGATCCGTTCGAGCAGCGCCTGCTCGACTCCGTTCGGGAGTTGACCGAGACCTCGCGCATGTCCGAGGAGACCTGGACAGCGCTCTCGGAGCATCTCACCACCAAACAACTGATGGACCTCATCTTCACCGTGGGTGGCTACAGCCTGATGGCCATGGCCTACAACACCTTCGGTATCGAGTTCGAAGACGAAAGGTAG
- a CDS encoding aromatic ring-hydroxylating oxygenase subunit alpha: protein MPHFTKPAEGSWTEHYPELGTAPVDYTDSIDPAFFEAEREAIFKRTWLYMGRVEQLPRVGSYFTKEIPSAGPGTSLVIVKGNDGVIRAFHNVCRHRGNKLVWNDFPNEETAGSCKQFTCKYHAWRYSLEGDLTFVQQEGEFFDLDKKDFGLKAVRCETWEGFIYINLDDDAAPLVDYLGDFAKGLEGYPFDKMTEVYSYRSEINANWKLFIDAFAEFYHAPILHMKQAVKDEAEKLAGYGYEALHYEIKSPHSMISSWGGMAPPKDPNMVKPIERVLRSGLFGPWDVPDIEGLAEDQLPPAVNPTKFHSWGQDSFEFFPNMTLLIWKPGWYLTYTYWPTAVDKHIFETSLYFVPPKNARDRLAQELAAVTFKEYALQDANTLEATQTMIGTRAVTDFPLNDQEILLRHLHKTVADYVKEYQK, encoded by the coding sequence TTGCCCCACTTCACCAAGCCGGCCGAGGGAAGCTGGACCGAGCACTATCCCGAACTCGGCACCGCACCCGTCGACTACACCGACTCCATCGATCCCGCCTTCTTCGAGGCGGAGCGCGAGGCGATCTTCAAGCGCACGTGGCTCTACATGGGTCGCGTCGAGCAGCTGCCGCGCGTCGGCAGCTACTTCACCAAGGAGATCCCGTCGGCCGGGCCCGGCACCTCGCTGGTCATCGTCAAGGGCAACGACGGCGTCATCCGCGCGTTCCACAACGTGTGCCGCCACCGCGGAAACAAGCTGGTGTGGAACGACTTCCCCAACGAGGAGACCGCCGGTAGCTGCAAGCAGTTCACCTGCAAGTACCACGCCTGGCGCTACAGCCTCGAGGGCGATCTGACCTTCGTGCAGCAGGAGGGCGAGTTCTTCGATCTCGACAAGAAGGACTTCGGACTCAAGGCGGTTCGCTGCGAGACGTGGGAAGGGTTCATCTACATCAACCTCGACGACGACGCAGCTCCGCTCGTCGACTACCTCGGCGACTTCGCCAAGGGTCTCGAAGGCTACCCCTTCGACAAGATGACCGAGGTCTACAGCTACCGCTCTGAGATCAACGCGAACTGGAAACTGTTCATCGACGCCTTCGCCGAGTTCTACCACGCACCGATCCTGCACATGAAGCAGGCGGTCAAGGACGAGGCCGAGAAGCTCGCCGGCTACGGCTACGAGGCGCTGCACTACGAGATCAAGTCGCCGCACTCGATGATCTCCTCGTGGGGCGGCATGGCCCCGCCCAAGGACCCGAACATGGTCAAGCCCATCGAGCGCGTCCTGCGTTCGGGTCTCTTCGGCCCGTGGGACGTTCCGGACATCGAGGGCCTGGCCGAGGATCAGCTGCCTCCGGCGGTCAACCCCACCAAGTTCCACAGCTGGGGCCAGGACAGCTTCGAGTTCTTCCCGAACATGACGCTGCTCATCTGGAAGCCGGGCTGGTACCTCACCTACACCTACTGGCCCACCGCCGTCGACAAGCACATCTTCGAGACGAGCCTGTACTTCGTCCCGCCGAAGAACGCTCGCGACCGCCTCGCGCAGGAACTCGCCGCGGTGACTTTCAAGGAGTACGCGCTCCAGGACGCGAACACCCTCGAAGCGACCCAGACCATGATCGGCACCCGCGCAGTGACCGATTTCCCACTCAACGACCAGGAAATCCTCCTGCGCCACCTCCACAAGACCGTCGCCGATTACGTCAAGGAGTACCAGAAGTGA
- a CDS encoding cytochrome P450, with protein MTDIETKNFFTDPDLVEDPYPYYDALREGCPVRREPHHNVMMVTGYEEAIQVLSDEQTFSSCISVTGPFSGLPACPESDDITDFIEEHRPSLPMNDQLPTMDPPQHTDHRGLLMRLITPKRLKENEAFIERIADRLLDDLLARGEGDYITGFAAPFAMLVIADLLGVPESDHQEFIEGLNIQVEKGFSLGSTEGEALKLNPLEFLYKKFGQYIEDRRANPTDDVLTGLATATFPDGTLPPVDDVLRIAANVFSAGQETTVRLLSSALRIIAEQPELQKTLRSEPDRIPNFIEETLRFESPIKGDFRLAKTPTTIGGVDVSAGTIMMLVNGAANRDPRQFSDPNDFDIDRRNARTHIAFGRGVHSCPGAPLARTEGRVGIQRLLERTSEIRISEKVHGPENDRKFGYLPTFILRGLLALHLEYAPAEGESK; from the coding sequence ATGACCGACATCGAGACGAAGAACTTCTTCACCGATCCGGATCTCGTCGAGGACCCGTACCCCTATTACGACGCCCTGCGCGAGGGATGCCCGGTCAGGCGCGAACCCCACCACAACGTCATGATGGTCACCGGCTACGAGGAGGCGATCCAGGTCCTGAGCGACGAGCAGACCTTCTCGTCGTGCATCTCGGTGACCGGCCCGTTCTCCGGCCTTCCGGCCTGCCCCGAGAGCGACGACATCACCGACTTCATCGAGGAGCACCGCCCCTCGCTGCCGATGAACGACCAGCTCCCCACCATGGATCCCCCGCAGCACACCGACCATCGCGGCCTGCTGATGCGGCTCATCACTCCCAAGCGCCTCAAGGAGAACGAGGCCTTCATCGAGCGCATCGCCGACCGGCTCCTCGACGACCTGCTCGCCCGGGGCGAGGGCGACTACATCACCGGCTTCGCTGCGCCGTTCGCGATGCTCGTCATCGCCGACCTGCTGGGCGTGCCGGAGAGCGACCACCAGGAGTTCATCGAGGGCCTGAACATCCAGGTGGAGAAGGGCTTCTCGCTCGGCAGCACCGAGGGTGAGGCACTGAAGCTCAACCCGCTCGAGTTCCTGTACAAGAAGTTCGGCCAGTACATCGAGGACCGCCGCGCGAACCCCACCGACGACGTGCTGACGGGCCTCGCCACCGCGACCTTCCCCGACGGCACCCTGCCGCCCGTCGACGACGTCCTGCGCATCGCCGCGAACGTGTTCTCCGCCGGCCAGGAGACCACCGTGCGTCTGCTGAGCTCGGCGCTGCGGATCATCGCCGAGCAGCCCGAACTCCAGAAGACCCTGCGCAGCGAGCCCGATCGCATCCCGAACTTCATCGAGGAGACGCTGCGTTTCGAGAGCCCGATCAAGGGCGACTTCCGACTCGCGAAGACCCCCACCACCATCGGCGGGGTCGACGTCTCGGCCGGCACCATCATGATGCTGGTCAACGGTGCCGCCAACCGCGACCCGCGTCAGTTCTCCGATCCGAACGACTTCGACATCGACCGCCGCAACGCCCGCACCCACATCGCGTTCGGTCGCGGTGTGCACTCGTGCCCCGGCGCCCCGCTCGCCCGCACGGAGGGGCGCGTGGGCATCCAGCGTCTGCTCGAGCGCACCAGCGAGATCCGGATCTCCGAGAAGGTGCACGGCCCCGAGAACGACCGGAAGTTCGGTTACCTGCCGACCTTCATCCTGCGCGGCCTGCTCGCGCTGCACCTCGAGTACGCGCCGGCGGAAGGTGAGTCGAAGTGA
- a CDS encoding ferredoxin — MKVFVDDDACRGHGVCLAACPEVFDLSDGGYAVTLVSEVPAEHEESVREAAAGCPERAIRLD; from the coding sequence GTGAAGGTCTTCGTCGACGACGACGCCTGTCGCGGACACGGAGTCTGCCTCGCCGCCTGCCCGGAGGTCTTCGACCTGAGCGACGGCGGGTACGCGGTCACGCTCGTCTCCGAGGTCCCGGCCGAGCACGAGGAATCCGTGCGGGAGGCCGCAGCGGGTTGTCCCGAAAGGGCGATCCGGCTCGACTGA